The Bos indicus x Bos taurus breed Angus x Brahman F1 hybrid chromosome 11, Bos_hybrid_MaternalHap_v2.0, whole genome shotgun sequence genome includes a region encoding these proteins:
- the DPY30 gene encoding protein dpy-30 homolog, which yields MEPEQMLEGQTQVAENPHSEYGLTDNVERIVENEKINAEKSSKQKVDLQSLPTRAYLDQTVVPILLQGLAVLAKERPPNPIEFLASYLLKNKAQFEDRN from the exons ATGGAGCCAGAGCAGATGCTGGAGGGACAGACGCAG gTTGCAGAAAATCCCCACTCTGAATATGGTCTCACAGACAACGTCGAG aggatagtagaaaatgagaaaattaacgCAGAaaagtcatcaaaacagaaagtgGATCTCCAGTCTTTGCCAACTCGTGCCTATCTGGATCAGACAGTTGTGCCTATCTTATTACAAGGACTTGCTGTACTTGCAAAGGAAAG aCCACCAAATCCCATTGAATTTCTAGcatcatatcttttaaaaaacaaggcACAGTTTGAAGATCGAAACTGA